A part of Lactobacillus sp. ESL0700 genomic DNA contains:
- a CDS encoding LysR family transcriptional regulator — MPKTDTILSTKSLHYFLQLIDTMNYTQAAQILGITQPALTQQIKKIEHAIGTPLFGQMGKKLYLTEAGKELQTGAIKLLNTINSVVSGIQEFTQADKGQISIGILDSINSEILRKFLVGFNQKNPDIVLNVTYYDRKNLWYSLDNNLIDMAVMFWPDSTKKSQAELQNQYEHATVYEDQLTVLTHKDTVEAGKSYPISRFAHREWVAYPDGFYLTQLMKKKLGNKTNIKDCLTVPISLSSTEQLIKTAQETDYDTFVSDAYYQAHKDEIKLTPIHLKEVEPFAVSLVYRKGKKAVPRINNILTEFKNFLDK, encoded by the coding sequence ATGCCTAAAACAGATACAATACTTTCAACAAAGTCCTTACATTATTTTTTACAACTAATCGATACGATGAATTATACGCAGGCTGCTCAAATATTGGGTATTACACAGCCAGCGCTGACGCAGCAAATTAAAAAGATTGAGCATGCGATTGGAACACCGCTGTTTGGTCAAATGGGGAAGAAGCTCTATTTAACTGAAGCTGGTAAAGAACTGCAGACTGGTGCCATTAAGCTATTAAATACAATTAATTCAGTTGTAAGCGGCATTCAAGAGTTTACTCAAGCTGATAAAGGTCAAATCTCAATTGGTATTTTGGATAGCATTAATTCAGAAATATTGCGGAAGTTCTTGGTTGGCTTCAACCAAAAGAATCCTGATATTGTTCTTAATGTGACTTATTATGACCGCAAAAATTTGTGGTACAGCTTAGACAATAACTTAATTGATATGGCAGTTATGTTCTGGCCTGACAGTACTAAGAAGAGCCAGGCTGAATTGCAGAATCAATATGAGCACGCAACTGTTTATGAAGATCAATTAACGGTCTTAACACATAAGGATACAGTTGAGGCAGGGAAGTCATATCCGATTTCTCGCTTTGCTCATCGTGAATGGGTCGCTTATCCAGATGGCTTTTACTTAACTCAGTTAATGAAGAAAAAGCTGGGTAATAAGACTAATATCAAGGATTGCTTAACTGTTCCAATCAGCTTGTCATCAACAGAGCAATTAATTAAGACCGCTCAAGAAACTGATTATGACACGTTTGTCAGTGATGCATATTACCAAGCTCATAAAGATGAGATCAAGCTGACACCAATTCATTTAAAAGAAGTTGAACCATTTGCTGTTTCATTAGTTTATCGTAAAGGTAAAAAGGCTGTTCCTCGGATCAATAATATTTTGACCGAATTCAAAAATTTCTTGGATAAATAA
- a CDS encoding manganese-dependent inorganic pyrophosphatase, whose protein sequence is MEKELVFGHQNPDTDAIGTAIAYSYLQNKLGFNTEAVALGEPNDETAYALKKFGFEAPRVIKTAANEVDKVMLVDHNEPQQSVSDIDQVTVTHVVDHHRIMNFDTSAPLFYLAEPVGCTSTIMWKLYKHFGVEIPQNIAGIMLSAIISDTLLLKSPTTTDDDHEAVEALAKIAGVDYKTYGLDELKAGTNIASKSEEDLIDLDAKSFALNGKNVRVAQINVVDLPEAMERKDAFLKAMQAASDANNYDMFMLLITNVLDSDSTALVVGSDEAQAAFEKAFGKVTDSEISLPGVVSRKKQVVPPLTEAFN, encoded by the coding sequence ATGGAAAAAGAGTTAGTTTTTGGTCACCAAAATCCTGATACTGATGCGATTGGGACCGCGATAGCTTACTCATACTTGCAAAACAAGTTGGGTTTTAACACTGAAGCTGTTGCACTTGGCGAACCTAATGATGAAACTGCCTATGCTTTAAAGAAGTTTGGTTTTGAAGCACCACGGGTAATTAAGACTGCTGCCAATGAGGTTGACAAGGTAATGCTGGTTGACCACAATGAGCCGCAACAGAGTGTATCTGACATTGATCAGGTGACAGTAACCCACGTTGTTGACCACCACCGGATTATGAACTTTGATACTAGTGCACCATTGTTTTATTTAGCAGAGCCTGTTGGTTGTACAAGTACAATTATGTGGAAGTTGTACAAACACTTTGGTGTAGAAATTCCGCAAAACATTGCTGGAATTATGTTGTCAGCAATTATTTCCGATACTTTGCTGCTCAAGTCACCAACTACTACTGATGACGACCACGAAGCTGTTGAAGCTTTAGCTAAGATCGCCGGTGTTGATTACAAGACTTATGGTCTTGACGAATTAAAGGCTGGTACTAACATTGCATCTAAGTCAGAAGAAGACTTAATTGATTTAGATGCCAAGAGCTTTGCCCTTAACGGCAAGAATGTTCGGGTTGCTCAAATTAACGTTGTTGACTTGCCAGAAGCAATGGAACGCAAAGATGCTTTCTTAAAAGCAATGCAAGCAGCATCAGATGCTAACAACTACGACATGTTTATGCTGTTAATTACCAATGTCCTTGATTCTGATTCAACTGCTCTTGTAGTAGGCTCAGATGAAGCTCAAGCAGCATTTGAAAAGGCCTTTGGTAAGGTTACTGACTCAGAAATTAGCTTACCAGGAGTTGTTTCGCGTAAGAAGCAAGTTGTCCCGCCGCTAACTGAAGCCTTTAACTAA
- a CDS encoding helix-turn-helix transcriptional regulator produces the protein MSINLGKEICRRRREQKLTQEDLAELSDLSVNFISRLERTKNQNISIQKLDSIARALNTTTPDIIMNAYRFKEVKVENHQDNTPVFIKKVLNELRKMAPEKAERVCKSFIILAKEINKD, from the coding sequence ATGAGTATAAATTTAGGAAAAGAAATATGCCGTCGACGACGTGAACAAAAACTGACACAGGAGGATCTCGCTGAATTAAGTGATTTGTCAGTTAACTTTATCTCACGTCTTGAACGTACTAAGAACCAAAACATTAGTATTCAAAAGCTTGATTCAATCGCCAGAGCTTTAAATACAACAACACCAGATATTATCATGAACGCTTACCGCTTCAAAGAAGTTAAGGTAGAAAATCATCAAGATAATACTCCAGTTTTCATTAAGAAGGTTCTTAACGAATTAAGAAAAATGGCTCCTGAAAAGGCTGAACGCGTATGCAAGTCTTTCATTATCTTAGCCAAAGAAATTAACAAAGATTAA
- the xerS gene encoding tyrosine recombinase XerS — protein sequence METKKYLDLIEAELTGMPDFVKEYNFGTNHSLTTTYQYLTEIRRFFDWLRQEGISSAADNRDIDITTLANLRRNDIMLYINYLGHVKNQQGHLNSPTTINRSINALRSLFKFLTITADNNDGQPYFERNVMLKIDSLNNTKTLNYRAHILESHMYIGKLKYQFLDFIENEYEQHCNKQALPSFKINKERDMAIIALILGTGIRVSECAGVNLSDLNLKKATLDVTRKGGQRDSVPIAEWTLDYITEYQKVRRERYLATKKETAFFLTRWHQKTKRMTTNAIEKMVNKYSASFGHPLTPHKLRHTLASELYGVTKDQVLVAQQLGQKGTSATDLYTHVDQKKQRDALNEISETENKD from the coding sequence GTGGAAACCAAAAAGTATTTAGACTTAATTGAAGCTGAGCTTACAGGCATGCCGGATTTTGTTAAGGAATATAATTTCGGCACCAACCATTCATTAACAACCACTTACCAATATTTAACAGAAATACGACGCTTTTTTGATTGGCTGCGCCAAGAAGGAATTTCCTCTGCAGCGGATAATCGGGATATTGACATTACTACACTAGCAAATTTGCGACGCAATGACATTATGTTGTACATTAATTATTTAGGCCACGTTAAAAATCAGCAAGGACATTTAAATTCACCGACAACGATTAATCGCTCAATTAATGCCTTACGTTCCCTATTTAAATTTTTAACGATTACTGCTGACAATAATGATGGTCAGCCTTATTTTGAGCGTAACGTGATGCTCAAAATCGACTCACTTAACAACACAAAGACGTTAAACTATCGAGCACATATCCTTGAGTCGCATATGTACATTGGAAAGTTAAAGTATCAGTTTCTTGATTTTATTGAAAATGAATATGAACAACATTGCAATAAGCAGGCCTTGCCGAGTTTTAAAATAAATAAAGAACGCGATATGGCAATTATTGCTTTAATTTTGGGAACTGGAATTCGAGTTTCTGAATGTGCCGGCGTTAACTTGTCAGATTTAAATTTGAAAAAGGCTACGCTCGATGTTACGCGTAAAGGTGGCCAGCGCGACAGTGTGCCGATTGCTGAATGGACTTTGGATTATATTACTGAATATCAGAAAGTTAGACGTGAGCGCTATTTAGCCACTAAAAAGGAAACTGCGTTTTTCTTAACTCGGTGGCATCAAAAGACAAAAAGAATGACAACTAATGCAATTGAAAAAATGGTTAACAAGTATTCCGCTAGCTTTGGTCACCCACTGACACCACATAAGTTGCGCCATACCCTTGCTTCTGAGCTCTATGGCGTGACTAAGGACCAGGTGCTTGTAGCACAGCAGCTTGGACAAAAAGGCACCTCAGCCACGGATTTATACACTCACGTCGATCAGAAAAAACAGCGTGATGCCTTAAATGAAATTTCTGAAACGGAAAATAAAGATTAA
- a CDS encoding NUDIX hydrolase: MDKKDQFTDWAIELQSLAQDGLEYGHDKFDLERYERIRAIATEMMAAKTGLPLKQVKSLFSSDDGYQTPKLGTRAAIFKDDQILLVRETTDGAWSMPGGWCEPNVSVKENCIKEAKEESGRDVVAERVITIRNHIHTIRGERAINVIDVFFLCREVGGEFVKNTETTDCRYFSLEDLPELSAERNSKAEIKACFDAYHDPNWQTTFE, translated from the coding sequence ATGGATAAAAAAGATCAGTTTACTGATTGGGCAATTGAATTACAAAGCTTAGCTCAAGATGGCTTGGAGTATGGTCACGACAAATTTGACTTAGAGCGCTACGAACGAATTAGAGCTATTGCTACAGAAATGATGGCCGCTAAAACTGGTTTGCCACTCAAGCAGGTTAAGTCATTATTCAGCAGTGATGACGGTTACCAGACGCCTAAACTGGGCACTCGTGCAGCGATTTTTAAAGATGATCAAATTTTGCTAGTGCGAGAAACCACAGATGGTGCTTGGTCAATGCCTGGTGGCTGGTGCGAGCCTAATGTATCCGTTAAAGAGAATTGCATTAAAGAAGCCAAAGAGGAGTCAGGTCGTGACGTTGTTGCCGAACGAGTAATTACAATTCGCAACCACATACATACGATTCGCGGCGAGCGAGCAATTAATGTCATTGATGTTTTCTTCCTATGTCGTGAAGTTGGCGGCGAGTTTGTCAAAAACACGGAAACAACTGACTGTCGCTATTTCAGTCTTGAAGATCTACCTGAGTTATCAGCTGAGCGCAACAGTAAAGCAGAAATTAAAGCTTGCTTTGATGCATATCATGATCCGAACTGGCAAACGACTTTTGAATAA
- a CDS encoding DegV family protein — MKIALVTDSTSVITKQEAEDNNIIVVPIPIIIGNEEYLEGVNITSDKLFELQREGADFPKTSQPSMGSMTSLFDKLHEEGYEAIIAITLSSGISSFYQNLCNIAQSHPAYNLHPVDTKMTVRLQGNLVLAAAKMIKNGLDLTTILDHLEKIRATIDEVFVVNDLKNLSRGGRLSNAGAFIGSMLNIKPLLTFKDGEIVAFDKIRSMKRAFIKMESLTVEKINQLPYKNKIKLFIIDSNDESQVKEANEFLLKEFPDKTISITRFSPGIATHLGEKSLAIGWMIDIDKIDLTK, encoded by the coding sequence ATGAAAATTGCATTAGTTACCGATAGTACTAGCGTTATAACTAAACAAGAAGCTGAAGACAATAATATTATTGTTGTGCCAATTCCAATTATTATTGGTAATGAAGAATATTTAGAAGGTGTCAATATTACTTCCGACAAGCTTTTTGAGCTGCAGCGGGAGGGTGCTGATTTTCCTAAAACCTCACAGCCAAGTATGGGTAGTATGACTAGCCTTTTTGACAAGCTACATGAAGAAGGATATGAAGCAATTATCGCGATTACACTTTCTAGTGGCATTTCAAGTTTCTATCAAAATTTATGTAATATTGCCCAGAGTCACCCAGCATACAATCTTCATCCAGTTGATACCAAGATGACTGTGCGTTTGCAGGGTAATTTGGTCTTGGCTGCTGCAAAAATGATCAAAAATGGCTTAGATTTAACAACTATTCTTGATCACTTAGAAAAAATCAGAGCAACAATTGATGAGGTATTTGTCGTTAATGACCTGAAAAACCTCAGCCGTGGTGGCCGTTTAAGTAATGCTGGTGCCTTTATTGGTTCAATGCTTAATATTAAGCCGTTATTAACCTTTAAAGACGGAGAAATTGTTGCTTTTGACAAAATCCGCTCAATGAAGCGAGCTTTCATCAAAATGGAGAGTTTGACAGTTGAGAAAATCAACCAATTGCCATACAAGAATAAAATCAAGTTATTCATTATTGACTCAAATGATGAAAGTCAGGTTAAGGAAGCAAACGAATTTTTATTAAAAGAATTCCCAGATAAGACAATTTCAATCACCAGATTTAGCCCCGGCATTGCGACTCACTTAGGTGAAAAATCACTTGCCATTGGCTGGATGATCGACATTGACAAAATTGATTTAACAAAATAA
- a CDS encoding MarR family transcriptional regulator, producing the protein MDILCFSTLAAQIKNEISRKCGLNLSQTRILLYFDKSGNQPLKMGSLAKNLNISLSTLSRQLQQKKTLALVEITRSESNSSKSVVLNEAGTQKATELKAALKQIEDVLFKDFSPNDLAQLSTTINQLATKLETVKSL; encoded by the coding sequence ATGGATATTTTATGTTTTAGCACGCTTGCCGCGCAAATAAAAAATGAAATCAGTCGTAAATGTGGGTTAAACTTATCGCAAACAAGAATTTTACTATACTTCGATAAAAGTGGTAATCAACCGCTAAAAATGGGAAGTTTAGCAAAAAACTTAAATATATCTTTATCAACCTTAAGTAGACAATTACAACAGAAAAAAACTTTGGCTTTAGTTGAAATTACCCGGTCGGAGAGTAATTCCAGTAAATCGGTCGTCTTAAACGAGGCTGGTACTCAAAAAGCTACCGAGTTAAAAGCTGCCTTAAAGCAAATTGAAGATGTGCTCTTCAAAGATTTTTCACCAAACGATCTTGCGCAGTTGAGCACCACAATTAACCAATTGGCTACTAAATTAGAAACAGTAAAGTCTCTTTAG
- a CDS encoding NFACT RNA binding domain-containing protein, which produces MAFDGLFIHSLLNSVAPALVGGRLSKIYQPFNQDLILTFRKERKNQQLLISANAQYPRFYLTKQAISNPDKAPTFVMVLRKYLEGSVLQSINQVGVDRIINFCFSNRNELGDQVQLVLSVELMGRHSNVILYDQTSGHIIDLLKRINPDENRARILLPKAKYELPPLNPGLNGFELTENDFNQEIAGCEPAAFAKKVGGLDRDDRDELTGYLEDDNTYSTFTIFMQQFNKSGAFVLKTPNNKRKIFPYLPYHLDLVQESTDPDLNHALDEFYQYQANRDWVKQKASQVERIVKNEQKKLSKKIVKLNKQLNQAENSEGYRIRGEILNANLRQVKPGMTKISLPNYYDNNQPIEIKLDAALSPARNGQKYFTRYKKLRDSIKHVKQQIDIAQSNLTYFDSIQTAIDNAEPQDIDQITDELISQGYIRRPQKQKRRKKITEHNLNKFKLTSGKTVLVGKNNYQNDWLTLKKANKTDFWFHVKNIPGSHVILQDDQPTDEDIAEAAEIAAYFSKAKDSAHVQVDYVQDKRVKKPNGAKPGFVIYTGQNSIEVTPEKDRVLSKRID; this is translated from the coding sequence ATGGCATTTGACGGCTTATTCATTCATAGCCTATTAAACAGTGTGGCTCCAGCTCTTGTTGGTGGCCGCTTATCAAAAATTTACCAGCCTTTTAACCAGGATTTGATTTTAACTTTTAGAAAAGAACGCAAAAATCAGCAATTATTGATTTCTGCAAATGCGCAATATCCGCGGTTTTACTTAACCAAACAAGCAATTAGTAATCCGGATAAGGCGCCTACTTTTGTAATGGTTCTACGAAAATATCTTGAAGGCTCGGTTTTACAGTCTATTAATCAGGTTGGAGTTGACCGGATTATTAACTTTTGTTTCAGTAATCGTAATGAGCTTGGCGATCAGGTACAACTTGTTTTATCAGTTGAATTGATGGGTCGCCACAGTAATGTGATTTTATATGACCAAACAAGCGGTCATATAATTGATCTATTAAAGCGAATTAATCCTGATGAAAACCGGGCACGAATTCTACTACCTAAGGCAAAATATGAATTGCCGCCCCTTAATCCGGGTTTAAATGGCTTTGAGTTAACGGAGAATGACTTTAATCAGGAAATTGCTGGCTGCGAGCCAGCGGCTTTTGCTAAAAAAGTTGGCGGCTTAGACCGTGATGATCGAGATGAATTAACCGGCTATTTGGAAGATGATAATACTTACTCAACTTTCACAATTTTTATGCAGCAATTTAATAAGTCTGGCGCGTTTGTTTTAAAAACACCTAATAACAAGCGAAAAATCTTCCCTTACCTCCCCTATCACCTAGATTTAGTCCAAGAGAGCACAGATCCAGATTTAAACCATGCTCTTGATGAATTTTATCAATATCAGGCTAATCGTGATTGGGTTAAGCAAAAGGCAAGTCAAGTTGAGCGCATTGTTAAAAATGAGCAAAAAAAGTTAAGTAAAAAAATTGTCAAACTTAATAAGCAGCTTAATCAAGCAGAAAATTCCGAAGGGTATCGCATTCGGGGTGAAATTTTAAATGCAAATTTGAGGCAAGTTAAACCTGGGATGACCAAGATTTCTTTGCCGAATTATTATGATAATAATCAACCAATTGAGATTAAACTTGATGCTGCATTGTCTCCAGCGCGCAATGGTCAAAAATATTTTACCCGTTATAAAAAGCTGCGAGATTCGATTAAGCACGTTAAGCAGCAAATTGATATAGCACAGAGTAATTTAACTTACTTTGATTCCATTCAAACTGCGATTGATAACGCTGAGCCACAAGATATTGACCAAATTACTGATGAATTAATCAGCCAAGGTTATATTCGCCGCCCGCAGAAGCAAAAACGCCGGAAAAAAATTACGGAACATAATTTAAACAAGTTTAAGCTTACCTCTGGTAAAACAGTGCTGGTTGGTAAAAATAATTACCAAAATGACTGGTTAACGCTTAAAAAGGCAAACAAAACTGATTTTTGGTTCCATGTTAAGAATATCCCCGGCTCACATGTTATTTTGCAAGATGACCAGCCTACCGATGAAGATATTGCGGAAGCTGCTGAAATTGCGGCCTACTTTTCTAAAGCTAAAGATTCAGCGCATGTGCAAGTTGATTATGTTCAAGATAAGCGTGTTAAGAAGCCAAACGGTGCTAAACCTGGATTTGTTATTTATACCGGACAGAACTCGATTGAAGTTACTCCAGAAAAAGATCGTGTTTTAAGTAAACGAATAGATTAA
- a CDS encoding carbamoyl phosphate synthase large subunit, protein MPLENDLDKILIFGSGPTLVGSVAETDLLTSDAIRALLEEDIHVVLVNPNPATISTDKRPGVTVYLEPMTLDFLKRIIRMEEPDAIIPAYGSTTGLSVTMDLVNDGILQQMGIKLLTLNKETLMINSQQKMTAFLKQNGLIVNQNWKLADFTIENLAHELDTKVTFPVLLVKKERYLPNKQTIFHKTRDLVDYVKKERQCEGFSCDNYRLIEDLSSWEEVIVNIIRDGDGNVLFTSFADSIEPVAINAGDSAMVMPALTLNNDQVQRIRQIAQKIAVSLKIVGILNIHFAVKHQGTKFDVKILTIKPRLTRSAIWTQRIGLYSVGYIVSKIAIGYRLNEITDPMSGLNAAIEPTQDKVAVRMPYWSLTQLGANYYSLGKRMQSGGEAIGIGRNFETAFLKGLASTINLNTAVQLFVAETEKDKEAIKQDLLHPDEMHLIKLLAAIAKGFSYQELQQLLQLHPVYFQKLQNIVKIGQKLNEDKPSDELLLEAKKRGFRDELIANLTGISLDALQKHLKKIHLTPSYLQIDGSSGVYRPNVSAYYSAFGVQDEVEPLKADNKILVIGMLPSQVSVTSEFDYMISHAVQTLHNNNYATILISNNDESVATSYKYTDRIYFEPVTVENIVQVTRKENIKNVLLQFSGKKINALGDKLVQCGLNVLGNHSENPVDKIKQLLTTPMKSLKQNPLLTTTDAKEAEKFIQEHDFPILIGGFNNQGVKQKSAVVYDQPALEKYVLETQLSKVTLSHFIEGNKYEITAISDGKDVTIPGIIEHLEQSGSHASDSIAVFKPQNLSKAGKKLLVEYATELIKRLKMRGIFTLHFLIVDKSIYLLQIKPYAGHNVAFLSQSLGKDITSYATAVLTGKNLADLDCKKGLWHSNNFIHVKMPVFSYVDYNSGNTFDSKMKSSGSVMGRDTELAKALYKGYEASGLHIPSFGTLFISVRDEDKKKMTELAQRFNRLGFKIVATEGTANSFAEAGITTGVVSKVHSDPNNLLEKIHQHKIVMVVNITNLSDTASGDAIRIRDEALNTHIPVLSSIETTELILQVLESLSLTTQPI, encoded by the coding sequence ATGCCTTTAGAAAACGATTTAGATAAGATTTTAATCTTCGGATCAGGACCAACACTGGTAGGTAGTGTTGCAGAAACCGACTTACTGACCTCTGATGCAATCAGAGCGCTTTTAGAAGAAGACATTCATGTGGTCCTTGTAAATCCTAACCCAGCAACAATTTCAACTGATAAAAGGCCGGGAGTAACCGTTTATCTTGAACCCATGACCTTGGACTTTTTAAAGCGAATTATTCGCATGGAAGAACCCGATGCAATCATTCCTGCGTACGGCTCAACTACGGGGTTGTCAGTAACGATGGATTTAGTCAACGATGGGATTTTGCAGCAAATGGGCATTAAGTTGCTCACGCTAAATAAAGAAACCTTGATGATTAATTCTCAACAGAAAATGACTGCCTTTCTTAAGCAAAACGGTCTAATCGTCAATCAAAATTGGAAACTAGCCGATTTTACCATTGAAAATTTGGCGCATGAATTAGACACAAAAGTTACTTTTCCTGTCTTACTGGTCAAAAAAGAGCGTTATTTGCCTAATAAGCAGACTATTTTTCACAAAACTCGAGATTTGGTTGATTACGTTAAAAAAGAGCGGCAATGCGAAGGCTTTTCCTGTGACAACTACCGCTTAATTGAAGATTTGTCTTCATGGGAAGAAGTCATCGTCAATATTATCCGTGATGGTGATGGCAATGTGCTATTCACCAGTTTTGCGGATTCGATTGAACCGGTTGCAATTAATGCCGGGGATTCCGCGATGGTAATGCCGGCATTGACTCTGAATAATGACCAAGTGCAACGCATTAGACAGATTGCGCAAAAAATTGCGGTTAGCTTAAAAATAGTTGGTATTTTGAATATTCATTTTGCTGTTAAGCATCAGGGAACTAAGTTTGATGTCAAAATTTTAACAATTAAACCACGATTAACTAGGAGCGCAATTTGGACACAACGAATTGGTCTTTATAGTGTTGGTTATATCGTTAGCAAAATCGCGATTGGCTATCGCCTTAACGAGATTACGGACCCCATGTCGGGGCTAAACGCCGCAATTGAGCCAACTCAAGATAAGGTCGCTGTGCGCATGCCGTACTGGTCACTAACGCAATTGGGAGCAAACTACTATTCTTTAGGTAAAAGAATGCAATCAGGCGGGGAAGCCATTGGTATTGGGCGCAATTTTGAAACGGCATTTTTAAAGGGCCTTGCTTCAACAATTAATCTCAATACGGCCGTGCAATTATTTGTCGCCGAAACAGAAAAAGACAAGGAAGCAATTAAGCAGGACTTACTTCATCCCGATGAAATGCATCTGATTAAGCTGCTAGCTGCTATTGCTAAAGGATTTTCTTATCAAGAATTACAACAGCTGTTGCAGCTGCATCCCGTTTACTTTCAAAAATTGCAAAACATTGTCAAGATCGGACAGAAATTAAACGAAGATAAACCAAGTGATGAATTACTTCTTGAGGCTAAAAAGCGCGGGTTTCGTGATGAATTAATTGCCAATTTAACTGGAATTAGTCTTGATGCCTTGCAAAAGCATCTTAAAAAAATCCATTTGACACCATCTTATTTGCAGATTGATGGGTCATCAGGTGTTTATCGGCCCAATGTTTCTGCTTATTACAGTGCTTTTGGCGTTCAGGATGAAGTCGAGCCACTTAAAGCCGACAATAAGATACTTGTCATTGGTATGTTGCCATCACAAGTATCAGTTACCAGCGAGTTTGACTACATGATTAGTCATGCGGTACAAACTTTACATAATAATAATTATGCCACTATCTTAATTTCCAATAATGATGAATCCGTGGCCACTAGTTATAAATATACTGATCGCATCTATTTCGAACCTGTCACGGTTGAGAATATTGTTCAGGTAACACGCAAGGAAAACATCAAAAATGTCTTACTCCAATTTTCTGGTAAAAAAATCAACGCACTAGGAGATAAGCTCGTTCAATGTGGTTTAAATGTTTTAGGTAATCATAGCGAGAATCCCGTTGACAAGATTAAGCAGCTGCTGACAACGCCAATGAAGTCACTTAAGCAAAATCCGCTTTTGACGACTACTGACGCTAAGGAAGCAGAAAAGTTTATTCAAGAACACGATTTTCCAATTTTGATCGGCGGCTTCAATAACCAGGGGGTTAAGCAAAAGTCGGCCGTTGTTTATGATCAGCCAGCATTAGAGAAGTATGTTTTGGAAACTCAGCTATCAAAAGTAACTTTGTCACACTTCATTGAAGGTAACAAGTATGAGATTACGGCGATTTCTGATGGTAAAGACGTTACCATTCCGGGAATTATTGAGCACTTAGAGCAGTCAGGTTCACATGCCTCGGACTCAATCGCGGTCTTTAAACCACAAAATTTGTCTAAAGCTGGCAAAAAGTTGCTAGTTGAATATGCAACCGAATTAATTAAGCGGCTAAAGATGCGCGGCATCTTCACGCTTCACTTTTTAATTGTCGATAAGAGTATTTACCTATTACAAATTAAGCCGTATGCGGGGCACAATGTTGCCTTTTTATCGCAATCATTAGGCAAAGATATTACATCATACGCGACAGCAGTGTTAACGGGAAAGAATTTGGCTGACTTAGACTGTAAAAAGGGCCTCTGGCATTCAAATAACTTTATTCATGTTAAGATGCCAGTCTTCTCATACGTTGATTACAATAGTGGCAATACCTTTGATTCCAAAATGAAGTCATCTGGCTCGGTAATGGGCCGCGATACGGAACTGGCTAAAGCTCTCTATAAGGGTTATGAAGCCAGCGGCCTGCATATTCCAAGCTTTGGTACTCTCTTTATTTCTGTTCGTGATGAGGACAAGAAAAAAATGACGGAGTTGGCACAACGCTTTAACCGGTTAGGTTTTAAGATTGTGGCGACCGAAGGTACTGCCAATTCTTTCGCTGAAGCCGGGATTACAACTGGTGTGGTAAGCAAAGTTCATTCGGATCCGAATAACTTATTGGAAAAAATTCACCAGCATAAAATTGTGATGGTGGTTAATATTACTAACCTTTCAGATACAGCAAGTGGTGACGCAATAAGGATCAGAGATGAAGCTTTAAACACACATATTCCTGTTTTATCTAGTATTGAAACTACGGAACTAATCTTGCAGGTCTTAGAATCATTATCACTAACCACGCAACCAATTTAG